The following proteins come from a genomic window of Sorghum bicolor cultivar BTx623 chromosome 3, Sorghum_bicolor_NCBIv3, whole genome shotgun sequence:
- the LOC8062154 gene encoding Werner Syndrome-like exonuclease, giving the protein MATSIYRTEDGHFVVWFDEDAIHTTLTDSGAAVDSWLDEIRRVHRRRLNRLIVGIDVEWRPSRTTTNHVPPVALLQICVGRRCLVFKILHADYVPQSLSDFLADQRFAFVGVGVRDDAAKLRSGYGLKVGRMVDLRTLAATKLRKPALRGAGLQALVSEVMGVEMEKPHHVRVSAWDAPKLTYDQLKYACADAFASFEVGRRLFDGDY; this is encoded by the coding sequence ATGGCGACCAGTATCTACCGCACCGAAGACGGCCACTTCGTGGTGTGGTTCGACGAGGACGCCATCCACACGACGCTCACGGACTCCGGCGCCGCGGTGGACTCGTGGCTGGACGAGATCCGCCGcgtccaccgccgccgcctcaaCCGCCTCATCGTCGGCATCGACGTCGAGTGGCGCCCGTCCAGGACCACCACCAACCACGTGCCACCGGTCGCCCTGCTGCAGATCTGCGTCGGCCGCCGCTGCCTCGTCTTCAAGATCCTCCACGCCGACTACGTCCCGCAGTCGCTGTCCGACTTCCTCGCCGACCAGCGCTTCGCCTTCGTGGGCGTCGGCGTCCGCGACGACGCGGCCAAGCTGCGGTCCGGGTACGGGCTCAAGGTCGGGCGCATGGTCGACCTGCGCACCCTCGCCGCCACCAAGCTCCGGAAGCCCGCGCTGCGCGGCGCCGGGCTGCAGGCGCTGGTGTCGGAGGTGATGGGCGTCGAGATGGAGAAGCCGCACCATGTCCGTGTCAGCGCGTGGGACGCGCCCAAGCTCACGTATGACCAGCTCAAGTACGCCTGCGCCGACGCCTTCGCGTCGTTCGAGGTTGGCCGGAGGCTCTTCGACGGAGACTACTAG
- the LOC8062153 gene encoding Werner Syndrome-like exonuclease, with the protein MATEIQGYCSDDDTYVVSFDEDCFEATLTKSGGEVESWLEETYRIHRRCRHMLIVGLDVEWRPAAPVPGPVAVLQICVDRRCLVFQILRADYVPDALSDFLADRRFTFVGVGIRDDAAKLRDGYGLEVPRTVDLRRLAARTLGKPDLRRAGLQRLVWEVLGVQMEKPHHVRVSAWDKRKLSKAQFKYACADAFASMEVGQELYTCHCGDE; encoded by the coding sequence atgGCGACCGAGATCCAAGGATACTGCTCCGACGACGACACCTACGTGGTGTCTTTCGACGAGGACTGCTTCGAGGCAACGCTCACCAAATCCGGCGGCGAGGTGGAGTCGTGGCTGGAGGAGACCTACCGCATccaccgccgctgccgccaTATGCTCATCGTCGGCCTCGACGTGGAGTGGCGCCCCGCCGCGCCCGTGCCGGGCCCCGTCGCCGTGCTGCAGATCTGCGTCGACCGCCGCTGCCTCGTCTTCCAGATCCTCCGCGCCGACTACGTACCCGACGCGCTGTCCGACTTCCTGGCTGATCGCCGGTTCACCTTCGTCGGGGTCGGGATCCGCGACGACGCGGCCAAGCTGCGGGACGGGTACGGGCTGGAGGTGCCGCGCACGGTGGACCTGCGCCGCCTTGCCGCGCGCACGCTCGGGAAGCCCGACCTCCGCCGCGCCGGGCTGCAGAGGCTGGTGTGGGAGGTGCTGGGCGTGCAGATGGAGAAGCCGCACCACGTCCGCGTCAGCGCCTGGGACAAGCGCAAGCTGTCGAAGGCCCAGTTCAAGTACGCCTGCGCCGACGCGTTCGCGTCCATGGAGGTCGGCCAGGAGCTCTACACCTGCCACTGCGGCGACGAGTGA
- the LOC8062155 gene encoding Werner Syndrome-like exonuclease has translation MATEIQGYYDDGTVVVSFDADHIDTTVTNFGSVVEWWLGETYRLHGRGGHIAGLDVEWRPARVPGPVVPPVAVLQICVDHRCLVFQILRADYVPDALSRFLADHRFTFVGVGIGDDVAKLGAGYGLWVASAVDLRELAADTLGRPVLRRAGLPALVWVVMGLQMQKPHHVRVSA, from the coding sequence ATGGCGACGGAGATCCAGGGCTACTACGACGACGGCACCGTCGTGGTGTCGTTCGACGCCGACCACATCGACACGACGGTCACCAACTTCGGCAGCGTGGTGGAGTGGTGGCTGGGCGAGACCTACCGCCTCCACGGCCGCGGCGGCCACATCGCGGGCCTCGACGTGGAGTGGCGCCCCGCTCGCGTGCCGGGCCCCGTCGTCCCGCCCGTCGCCGTGCTGCAGATCTGCGTCGACCACCGCTGCCTCGTCTTCCAGATCCTCCGCGCCGACTACGTCCCCGACGCCCTGTCCAGGTTCCTCGCCGACCACCGGTTCACCTTCGTGGGGGTCGGGATCGGCGACGACGTCGCGAAGCTGGGGGCCGGGTACGGGCTGTGGGTGGCGAGCGCCGTGGACCTGCGCGAGCTCGCCGCCGACACGCTGGGGAGGCCAGTGCTGCGCCGCGCGGGGCTGCCGGCGCTCGTGTGGGTGGTGATGGGCTTGCAGATGCAGAAGCCGCACCACGTCCGCGTCAGCGCCTAG